In Cutaneotrichosporon cavernicola HIS019 DNA, chromosome: 1, one DNA window encodes the following:
- the GPX2 gene encoding uncharacterized protein (Glutathione peroxidase), producing the protein MSDVYSYSLETSKGELKLADYKDKNILIVNVASRCGLTPQYKDLQALSDNYPQLEIVGQPCNQFKAQEPGTDDEILQFCQMKYGVTFPIARKGDVNGPQATPLYQYLKSHSEPPVHDIDWNFSKFLVKPGGKITWFPARSTKVADVEAAL; encoded by the exons ATGTCCGACGTGTACTCTTACTCT CTCGAAACGTCCAagggcgagctcaagctcgctgATTACAAGGACAAGAACATTCTCATCGTCAACGTCGCGAGCCGCTGCGGCCTCACTCCGCAGTACAAGGACCTGCAGGCCCTGAGCGACAATTATCCCCAGCTCGAGATTGTTGGCCAGCCTTGTAACCAG TTCAAGGCACAGGAGCCGGGAacggacgacgagatccTCCAGTTCTGCCAGATGAAATATGGGGTCACGTTCCCTATTGCGCGCAAGGGCGACGTGAATGGGCCACAGGCGACACCGCTTTATCAGTACCTCAAGAGTCACTCGGAGCCGCCTGTGCATGATATTGACTGG aacTTTTCAAAATTCCTCGTCAAGCCCGGAGGCAAGATTACGTGGTTCCCGGCGCGGTCGACcaaggtcgccgacgtcgaggctgcGCTGTAG
- a CDS encoding uncharacterized protein (SOS response associated peptidase (SRAP)) — MCGRYAMGAAHLAFLNDLQGQYAGLFRARRFENDESQDGPMRLRGGAPEHHVACQCGIKWEREGDFWPSYNIAPRQRAPILRRDASTGGAMIETMQWGLVPHWTKHPPSGPLNTINARSEALIDPSSGGMWHALKGYKRCVVPAQGYFEWQKKGSSKVANFARLPLPEGGEACDPPILFFAGLWDTVTYVDPVPSKFVPGPDDDREPYPTGNPIPLTTFTILTTVPAADIAWLHDRMPCILTSEEDVARWLDLGVEPQGWKEGKGGTADLLVSYPGITAFPVVPEVGKIGKSDVSYILPVAERKDGIKSFFAKQSPKKVAPAGQPPPKPISKAELMGDVKGEVKGEVKAELVGDVKAEVKDEDDRDIKPKAEDEAMPQVKEELHDQAKPEPEPEPISIPSEIIDVDAEPPQKRKRQPDRRGRQTKVMRPTPDKSGQKSITSFFKSPKK, encoded by the exons ATGTGTGGACGCTACGCCATGGGTGCAGCGCACCTTGCCTTCCTCAACGACTTGCAGGGGCAGTACGCTGGTCTCTTCCGTGCCCGCCGGTTCGAAAACGACGAATCGCAGGACGGCCCAATGCGCCTTCGTGGCGGCGCACCCGAACATCACGTGGCGTGTCAATGTGGGATCAAGTGGGAGCGTGAAGGCGACTTCTGGCCCAG TTATAATATTGCTCCACGCCAGCGTGCCCCGATtctccgccgcgacgcTTCCACGGGAGGCGCCATGATCGAGACGATGCAGTGGGGTCTCGTGCCGCATTGGACGAAACACCCGCCATCCGGGCCACTGAACACGATCAATGCGCGTTCAGAGGCTCTCATCGACCCGTCAAGTGGCGGGATGTGGCACGCCCTCAAGGGATATAAGCGCTGTGTCGTGCCGGCGCAGGGATACTTTGAGTGGCAGAAGAAAGGGAGCTCAAAAGTCGCCAACTTTGCtcgtctccctcttcccgaGGGAGGTGAGGCATGCGATCCGCCAATCCTCTTCTTCGCAGGTCTCTGGGATACAGTCACTTATGTCGACCCCGTCCCGTCAAAATTTGTGCCCGGACCAGACGATGATCGGGAACCGTACCCAACTGGGAACCCAATACCACTGACCACGTTCACGATTCTCACAACTGTTCCCGCCGCAGATATTGCATGGTTGCACGACCGGATGCCGTGTATTCTCACAAGCGAAGAAGACGTCGCTCGCTGGTTAgacctcggcgttgagCCACAGGGATGGAAGGAGGGTAAGGGGGGTACAGCAGACTTACTTGTTAGCTACCCCGGCATCACGGC gtTTCCAGTCGTGCCAGAGGTCGGCAAGATCGGGAAGAGTGACGTGTCCTACATCCTACCCGTGGCGGAGCGCAAGGACGGGATCAAGAGTTTCTTTGCCAAGCAGTCGCCGAAGAAAGTTGCGCCGGCTGGACAGCCTCCACCGAAGCCCATCTCCAAGGCGGAGCTGATGGGGGacgtcaagggcgaggtcaagggcgaggtcaaggcggAGCTGGTGGGGgacgtcaaggccgaggtcaaggacgaAGATGACAGGGACAtcaagcccaaggctgaggacgaggccatGCCGCAAGTCAAGGAAGAACTCCACGACCAAGCCAAGCCCGAACCCGAACCCGAACCCATTTCCATTCCCTCAGAGAtcatcgacgtcgacgccgagcccCCGCAAAAGCGTAAACGCCAACCAGACCGTCGCGGGCGCCAGACCAAAGTCATGCGCCCGACCCCGGACAAGAGCGGACAGAAATCAATCACGTCCTTCTTCAAGTCGCCCAAGAAGTAA
- the RFC3 gene encoding uncharacterized protein (Replication factor C C-terminal domain), which produces MTEAMDIDEPAPAPRQVNAMAALMAGAKAKGKQKEEAVDPREGLPWVEKYRPESLDDVVSHHDITATLDKFIETGRLPHLLLYGPPGTGKTSTVLALARRLYGPMFRKHILELNASDDRGIDVVRDQIKSFAATKVLFSKGGFKLIILDEADMMTQAAQGALRRVIEQHTKNVRFAILCNYVNKITPAIQSRCTRFRFSPLPESEVARKVDDVVEKEGVTITADGRAALLKLARGDMRRALNVLQACHAAYDNVDETAVYNCTGNPHPEDIRTVVESMMSDEFGTAFTRITALKAEKGLALQDLVAGAYDFLETVELPVQSRVYLLDHLGQAEHRLSLGGSEKMQLSAILGAFKVAVELSQKKSLK; this is translated from the exons ATGACTGAAGCAATGGACATCGACGAGCCTGCTCCGGCACCGCGCCAAGTAAACGCAATGGCGGCGCTCATGGCcggcgccaaggccaagggcaagcagaaggaggaggcggtcgacCCGCGCGAGGGCTTGCCATG GGTGGAGAAGTACCGGCCCGAGAGCTTGGACGACGTCGTATCTCATCATGATATTACCGCTACGC TGGACAAGTTCATCGAGACCGGACGGCTgccgcacctcctcctctacGGGCCTCCAG gtACGGGCAAGACGTCCACCGTGCTGGCTCTCGCGCGGCGGTTGTACGGACCAATGTTTAGGAAGCATATCCTCGAGTTGAATGCGTCGGACGACCGTGGTATCGACGTCGTGCGTGACCAGATCAAGAGCTTTGCCGCCACCAAGGTGTTGTTCTC GAAAGGCGGGTTCAAGctcatcatcctcgacgaggcggacatGATGacgcaggcggcgcagggcgCCCTCCGCCGTGTGATCGAGCAACATACCAAGAATGTGCGGTTTGCGATTCTGTGCAACTACGTGAACAAGATCACGCCGGCAATCCAGAGTCGATGCACGCGATTCCGGTTCAGCCCGCTTCCGGAAagcgaggtcgcgcgcaaggtcgatgacgtggtggagaaggaggg TGTGACAATTACGGCGGACGGACGAGCGGCGCTACTCAAGCTCGCACGCGGAGATATGCGCCGCGCGCTGAATGTGCTCCAGGCGTGTCATGCCGCGTACGACAACGTAGACGAGACGGCTGTGTACAACTGTACGGGCAACCCTCACCCAGAGGACATCCGGACGGTTGTGGAGAGTATGATGTCTGACGAGTTCGGGACGGCGTTTACTC GTATCACTGCTCTCAAGGCAGAGAAGGGGCTTGCGCTACAGGACCTCGTTGCGGGCGCATACGACTTTCTCGAAACTGTCGAGCTACCAGTCCAGTCGCGCGTGTACCTTCTCGATCACCTGGGCCAAGCAGA ACATCGCCTGTCGCTCGGCGGCTCGGAGAAGATGCAGCTCTCGGCGATCCTCGGCGCGTTCAAGGTCGCTGTCGAGCTGTCGCAGAAGAAGTCGCTCAAGTAG
- a CDS encoding uncharacterized protein (Heat shock protein 9/12), translating to MTDHGRRDLSDKIAAKLKPESRKTVAESTGDKVAGKLDAAASRMQPQHHKSVGQKISDAFTRDTSNRRVV from the exons ATGACCGAccacggccgccgcgactTAAGCGACAAG ATCGctgccaagctcaagcccgagaGCCGCAAGACTGTTGCCGAGAGTACTGGCGACAAGGTTGCGGGCAAGCTGGACGCGGCCGCAAGCCGCATGCAGCCGCAACACCACAAGAGCGTCGGCCAGAAGATCAGTGATGCGTTCACCAGGGACACGTCGAACCGGCGCGTCGTTTAA
- a CDS encoding uncharacterized protein (General substrate transporter), producing MEYTTAEIASHTKPALINYVAAIFAAIGSFLFGYDSGIVGSVISDGYVHFWSYFNPSDSVKGAIVSVFAGGAFFGALVAGQTANRFGRKRTIQLGSLIAIIGCTIQTAAVNSAMLIVGRLIAGLSIGVLSMIVPLYQAELSPPHARGLLSGWTQLMISAGFFTANWVGYGCEKINGQAQFRVPLGLQIVPAVLLLVGMFVLPYSPRWLASVGRTDEARETLIRLHGGRKNARMDVVEAEVQKMLVQIEWERDNVSTNYLDLVRTRPNLHRTLCGVLVQAMCQWTGVNVNNYYFSTIYGMLGFSGRQQLMISGISGAWGMLVTWIFITFLVDRIGRRKPLIIGSALLAVCMALQTGTNASFSEAASRGEKYSNKSMGIAGIWAVFMFSWCFSWSFGPVSWIYQSEIFPMHMRALGASVSTASNWLNNVIIAQITPIAFSAIGYRYFIVYVATCLSNTVICYLLFPETKNKTLEEIGLLFGDKDVSNHLPPTELEKQESKHSVQHSENA from the exons ATGGAGTACACGACTGCCGAGATTGCCTCGCACACAAAGCCCGCCCTCATCAACTATGTCGCGGCCATCTTTGCCGCAATCGGCTCCTTTCTCTTTGGATAT GACTCTGGCATTGTCGGCAGTGTCATCAGCGACGGCTACGTCCACTTTTGGAGCTACTTCAACCCGAGTGACAGTGTAAAGGGCGCCATCGTGAGCGTGTTCGCTGGCGGTGCATTCT TCGGAGCACTCGTCGCCGGTCAGACCGCCAACCGCTTTGGCCGCAAGCGTACCATCCAACTCGGATCGCTCATCGCCATCATTGGCTGTACTATCCAGACCGCTGCTGTCAACAGCGCCATGCTCATCGTTGGCCGCCTCATCGCAGGTCTCTCCATTGGAGTTTTGTCCATGATTGTGCCGCTGTACCAGGCCGAGCTTTCGCCACCTCACGCCCGCGGCCTGCTCTCGGGATGGACGCAGCTCATGATTTCCGCAGGCTTCTTCACTGCCAACTGGGTCGGCTACGGCTGTGAGAAGATCAACGGCCAGGCCCAGTTCCGCGTtcctctcggcctccaGATTGTCCCCGCCGTCCTACTTCTTGT GGGCATGTTCGTTCTTCCTTACTCGCCACGCTGGCTTGCATCGGTCGGGCGCACTGACGAGGCTCGCGAGACCCTCATCCGCTTACATGGAGGGCGTAAGAATGCTCGTATGGACgtggtcgaggccgaggttcAGAAGATGCTCGTCCAGATCGAGTGGGAACGCGACAACGTCAGCACAAACtatctcgacctcgtgcgcACCCGCCCCAATCTTCACCGCACACTTTGTGGTGTTCTTGTCCAGGCCATGTGTCAGTGGACTGGTGTCAACGTCAACAACTACTACTTCTCGACCATCTACGGTATGCTCGGCTTCAGCGGACGTCAGCAGCTCATGATCTCGGGCATCTCGGGTGCTTGGGGCATGCTTGTCACTTGGATCTTCATCAcgttcctcgtcgaccgcaTTGG TCGTCGCAAGCCTCTGATTATCGGTtcggccctcctcgccgtctgCATGGCTTTGCAGACTGGTACGAATGCGTCGTTCTCCGAAGCCGCATCGCGCGGTGAAAAGTACTCGAATAAGAGCATGGGCATTGCTGGCATTTGGGCCGTGTTCATGTTCTCGTGGTGCTTCTCGTGGAGTTTTGGCCCCGTGTCCTGGATCTACCAATCTGAAATCTTCCCCATGCACATGCGCGCACTTGGTGCTAGTGTGTCGACCGCGTCCAACTGGCTCAACAACGTCATCATCGCCCAGATCACTCCCATCGCATTCAGCGCCATCGGCTACAGGTACTTTATTGTTTACGTCGCCACGTGCCTCAGCAACACGGTCATCTGCTACTTGCTCTTCCCCGAGACTAAGAacaagacgctcgaggagatcggACTGCTCTTT GGCGACAAGGACGTGTCCAACCACCTCCCGCCGACCGAGTTGGAGAAGCAGGAGAGCAAGCACTCTGTCCAGCATTCTGAAAACGCCTGA
- the SBH1 gene encoding uncharacterized protein (Sec61beta family) has protein sequence MADVKRPTSPPTASGSAFAVARPHGANAVRRRAPAAPRPTSARAAGAGGSSNTMLKLYTDSGDVGLKVDPFVVIVLALSFIASIFFLHIAAKIVRVFTS, from the exons ATG GCCGACGTCAAGCGCCCCACTTCGCCGCCCACCGCGTCCGGCTCGGCATtcgccgtcgcgcggcCCCATGGCGCCAATGCTGTCCG TCGCCGCGCACCCGCCGCGCCCCGCCCAACGTCGGCGCgtgccgccggcgcagGTGGTTCCAGCAACACCATGCTCAAGCTCTACACCGACtctggcgacgtcggcctcaAGGT CGACCCCTTCGTGGTCATCGTCCTCGCACTCTCGTTTATCgcctccatcttcttcctGCACATCGCCGCCAAGATTGTGCGCGTCTTCACGAGCTAG
- the KIP2 gene encoding uncharacterized protein (Belongs to the TRAFAC class myosin-kinesin ATPase superfamily. Kinesin family): MSMSSTIVSARATPTSSPKVKMSSRPKSAIAARVLGATRAALGSHNDNLPESPTSMLPMPDRPKIKVKAPTTPEARPRVLVKPKAGPGFGSSNGRPTPFPIDTKDVWTNEANHTAYVLENLEPTPSLAKSERVLVSIRVRPPSESELRVGSQNAWVTPAYDLRMIKPAVVRDGTRDKKEWFFDRIIDPETDNARTYATSARAHVLSAMEGYNAVIFAYGQTASGKTFTLTGAPQSPGIIPLAIADLFQQIRASPDREFLLRASYLELYNETIIDLLSPDGRELTLSEGRRKGEVVINGLTECGVRTEDEVRRLLRMGEERRKVGGTDWNARSSRSHCVFRMTIESRTAADGTRTPGRDKATRISTLSIIDLAGSEKHTSSKERNVEGRHINQSLLTLKLVISKLADMASNRDVKHVPYRDSKLTRLLQPSLSGDALISVICTISPAVINMPESNSTLSFAQGLKRVMLSAQRKEVVDPEALIQQYQNEIADLKAQLREKEFDNPSMSSKSDRVKSQEMESRLNELKSLILTSSSVGTLAVPGTPAARPLSPNKLKYHVDMVRPEALLREQLHEVEMKAQEQAEEIELLKAALDARPKEPNAKILELQDEVSQLRMIAADYERHLREPSRKVKQDVEREWADKHKRLEEKMRVKSAYALRLDENCRLLSEENKMLAARCNDAETKLQAVIQWISATLESEEEGEYDEVPTLTSVPFPNGARESLDADFGPKVSRLGKLSMSMRGSNRDLQNEFSKFRGSLGGVGSLGPAPPRGGGLFRDDSVPTLLAPVTDDDDVF; the protein is encoded by the exons ATGTCGATGTCATCGACAATCGTCTCGGCACGCGCAACACCAACATCATCACCAAAAGTCAAGATGTCCTCTCGTCCAAAGTCAGCCATTGCTGCAAGAGTCCTAGGCGCAACCCGCGCCGCCTTAGGCTCTCACAACGACAACCTTCCCGAGTCGCCCACATCCATGCTCCCCATGCCCGACCGGCCCAAAATAAAGGTCAAGGCGCCCACGACTCCCGAGGCTCGCCCGCGAGTCCTcgtcaagcccaaggcggGGCCGGGGTTCGGATCATCCAACGGCCGCCCAACCCCCTTCCCCATTGACACCAAGGACGTGTGGACAAACGAGGCCAACCACACCGCCTACGTGCTCGAGAACCTGGAACCTACCCCGAGTCTCGCAAAAAGCGAGCGTGTCCTTGTCTCGATCCG CGTGCGGCCACCATCAGAGTCGGAGCTGCGGGTAGGCTCCCAGAATGCCTGGGTCACCCCCGCGTACGACCTGCGCATGATCAAGCCCGCTGTTGTGCGAGACGGCACACGCGACAAGAAGGAGTGGTTCTTTG ACCGCATTATCGATCCTGAAACCGATAACGCGCGCACGTACGCTACGTCGGCCCGAGCGCACGTCCTCT CGGCGATGGAGGGTTACAACGCTGTCATCTTCGCATATGGCCAGACGGCCTCGGGAAAGACATTCACTCTGACTGGTGCACCGCAGAGCCCCGGCATCATCCCACTCGCCATCGCAGACTTGTTCCAGCAGATCCGCGCGTCGCCAGACCGCGagttcctcctccgcgcgtCGTACCTCGAGCTGTACAACGAGACCATCATAGACCTTCTTTCGCCCGACGGCCGCGAACTCACCCTCAGCGAGGGCCggcgcaagggcgaggtggtcATCAACGGGCTCACAGAGTGCGGCGTGCGTACCGAGGACGAAGTGCGTAGACTTTTGCGAATGGGTGAGGAACGTCGCAAGGTCGGCGGCACGGACTGGAACGCGCGTtcctcccgctcccacTGTGTTTTCCGGATGACAATCGAGTCGCGCACGGCCGCCGACGGAACTAGAACACCAGGCCGCGACAAGGCGACGCGCATTAGCACGCTGTCGATCATTG attTGGCGGGTTCGGAGAAGCACACGAGCTCGAAGGAACGCAATGTCGAGGGACGGCATATCAACCAGTC cctcctcaccctcaagctcgtcatCTCCAAGCTTGCAGACATGGCGTCGAACCGCGATGTCAAGCACGTACCTTACCGCGACAGCAAGCT CACACGTCTGCTCCAGCCCTCACTCTCGGGTGACGCGCTCATCTCGGTCATTTGCACCATCTCGCCGGCCGTCATCAACATGCCTGAGTCGAACTCGACCCTCAGCTTTGCTCAGGGCCTCAAGCGTGTCATGCTCTCAGCTCagcgcaaggaggtcgtcgacccGGAGGCCCTCATTCAGCAGTACCAGAACGAGAttgccgacctcaaggccCAGCTGCGGGAGAAAGAGTTTGATAACCCCTCGATGTCGAGCAAGAGCGATAGGGTGAAGAGCCAGGAAATGGAATCGCGTCTCAATGAGCTCAAGAgtctcatcctcacctcgtcctcggtcggCACTTTAGCGGTCCCAGGCACACCAGCTGCACGACCTTTAAGCCCCAACAAGCTGAAATACCACGTCGATATGGTCCGGCccgaggcgctcctccgcgagcAGCTGCACGAGGTGGAGATGAAGGCTCAGGAGCAAGCAGAGGAGAttgagctcctcaaggctGCTCTTGACGCCCGTCCCAAGGAGCCCAACGCCAagatcctcgagctgcAAGACGAGGTTAGCCAGCTGCGCATGATTGCAGCCGACTACGAACGCCATCTGCGCGAGCCGTCACGCAAGGTCAAGCAGGACGTGGAACGCGAGTGGGCAGACAAGCACAAGcggctcgaggagaagatgcGCGTCAAGTCGGCCTACGCGTTGCGTCTCGACGAGAACTGCCGTCTACTCTCCGAGGAGAATAAGATgctcgcggcgcggtgCAATGACGCCGAGACCAAACTCCAGGCAGTTATTCAGTGGATCTCGGCCACGCTCGAgtcggaggaggagggcgagtacgATGAGGTGCCGACGTTAACTTCTGTCCCGTTCCCCAACGGGGCACGAGAGTCCCTCGATGCCGACTTTGGCCCCAAGGTCTCGCGCCTTGGCAAGCTCAGCATGAGCATGCGCGGCAGCAACCGCGACCTTCAGAACGAGTTCTCAAAGTTCCGCGGCTCGCTCGGCGGTGTGGGATCGCTCGGTCCTGCCCCGCCACGAGGCGGCGGTCTGTTCCGCGACGACAGCGTGCCGACTCTCTTAGCACCGGTCACCGATGATGACGATGTGTTCTAA
- the ATG9 gene encoding uncharacterized protein (Involved in autophagy and cytoplasm to vacuole transport (Cvt) vesicle formation. Plays a key role in the organization of the preautophagosomal structure phagophore assembly site (PAS), the nucleating site for formation of the sequestering vesicle) — MSSPPANSLLNLLNPYASVAQSSYPRDRSQSRERSRDPLDSPSNELLRELQSDTVRSPPTSPTPTPRSPFGRNPADDTSSDDEPPPSLLFQTNAIKGKGRVTSPSPGPWRRRPSNSSSSTSRKSSPERTKVVKVPLEDLKRVESTASTATASTESPSTETPTPSTTSDPPAPPKTPPTPGPSRRLKGRGKHKYHAVPSGEPDRARPANPRRAGLSDYNQALWAWANVVNLDAFLQEVYEYYKNKGYWCIVLAQVLNLITIGFVIGFFKFLTSCVDYGKLLSFHSDFGEHGRLNDVLVNQCMARGGFFHWVFFISGCAFFVLRLLFFIRNIPRLNALWRFYTHLLGVQDSDIQTMPWPTIVHLVNEVKKDNPVTSLSNGGANALATMVGRAEPKAKLDAHDIANRVMRQENYLIALFNKDLLDLRVRIPVPASMRKIIPPSFLSGPPQATLPKTTGTEEMQHLTFGGNVLTLALEHNLRVSLFSFVFGPTGEVRKEVVHGKGRRDLVTSLQRRFVLAGLLNLLFAPVIVLYILVYSFFRYFEEYHKNPSSMGGRQYTLYAQWKFREFNELPHLFERRLNQSYPIAKEYIDQFPKERTALIMRFVAFVAGAFAAVLAVVSILDTDLALNFEITPHRSIVFYLGIFGIIMAVARGMIPEDTLVFDPEYLMREVVRYTHYLPHEWEGKLHSPAVLVDFGQLFALKVMIFVQEIVSVLLTPFILWFSLAPSSGAIIDFFREFTVHVEDLGFVCSFAVFDFHRPGNIGPEAAAAAAAIEEAPAAGLGRRLSTRPATSAPPPSSRNVNDYKMEKSFLHFKATNPDWQPSDPASSVFLDRLMAADPHGGQPATRAGGSMYHGGRGLGLGVHPSKILRSPPSRSPETRWHTLPGVVQPPVPLATMAESNEDDGEAEAMGWNRRVDVDDSVPEGDRGLLRGAGILLQQVMNR, encoded by the exons ATGTCAAGCCCACCTGCCAACTCCcttctcaacctcctcaacccGTACGCGTCCGTCGCGCAGTCATCCTACCCTCGCGATAGGTCTCAATCGCGTGAACGGTCCCGCGACCCGCTCGACTCGCCCAGCaacgagctcctccgcgaACTGCAGAGTGACACTGTTAGGTCGCCccccacctcgccgacgcctACACCGCGTTCGCCCTTTGGCCGCAATCCCGCCGACGACACGAGTAGCGACGACGAACCACCGCCCTCACTCCTCTTCCAGACCAACGCTATcaaggggaaggggagagttacgagcccaagcccagGACCATGGAGACGACGGCCGAGTAATAGTTCCTCGAGTACTAGCCGCAAGTCCTCGCCTGAACGGACCAAGGTGGTCAAGGTTCCTTTAGAGGATTTGAAGCGCGTCGAGTCGACTGCAtccaccgccaccgcgtCTACCGAGAGCCCATCCACCGAAACCCCGACGCCAAGTACTACCTCGGAcccgccagcgcctccaAAGACACCACCCACACCAGGTCCTAGCCGGCGGCTCAAAGGAAGGGGGAAACACAAGTACCATGCCGTGCCGTCTGGCGAGCCTGACCGTGCGCGGCCGGCGAACCCCCGCAGGGCTGGGTTGAGCGATTACAACCAGGCGctgtgggcgtgggcgaaTGTCGTCAACTTGGATGCTTTCCTCCAGGAAGTATACGAGTACTACAAGAACAAGGGGTACTGGTGCATCGTGCTCGCTCAGGTGCTCAATCTCAT caCGATCGGATTTGTGATCGGCTTCTTCAAGTTTCTCACGAGCTGTGTCGACTATGGGAAGCTGCTCAGCTTCCATTCCGACTTTGGCGAGCACGGGCGACTCAACGACGTGCTCGTGAACCAGTGTATGGCCCG CGGCGGGTTCTTCCACTGGGTCTTCTTTATCTCGGGATGTGCGTTCTTCGTTCtgcgcctcctcttcttcatccGGAACATCCCACGCCTCAACGCACTCTGGCGCTTCTACACCCACCTCCTGGGCGTCCAAGAT tccGATATCCAGACCATGCCATGGCCCACAATTGTGCACCTTGTAaacgaggtcaagaaggacaaCCCGGTTACGTCTCTGTCGAACGGTGGTGCGAATGCGCTCGCCACGATGGTtggccgcgccgagcccaaggccaagctcgacgctcACGACATCGCCAA ccgcGTCATGCGGCAGGAAAACTACCTCATCGCGCTCTTCAACAAAGACCTGTTAGACTTACGCGTCCGCATCCCCGTCCCTGCGTCGATGCGAAAGATCATTCCGCCTTCATTCCTAAGTGGGCCACCGCAGGCCACCCTCCCCAAGACTACGGGCACCGAGGAGATGCAGCACCTCACTTTCGGGGGCAACGTTctcacgctcgcgctcgagcacaACCTCCGGGTGTCCTTGTTCTCGTTCGTCTTCGGGCCCACTGGCGAGGtgcgcaaggaggtcgTACACGGCAAAGGCCGCAGGGATCTTGTGACAAG cctCCAGCGTCGCTTCGTCCTCGCGGGCctgctcaacctcctcttcgcGCCAGTGATCGTACTGTACATCTTAGTCTACTCATTCTTCCGGTACTTTGAG GAGTACCACAAGAACCCGTCATCAATGGGAGGACGACAGTACACCCTCTACGCACAGTGGAAGTTCCGCGAGTTCAACGAGCTTCCTCACCTCTTTGAACGCCGCCTTAACCAGAGTTATCCCATTGCCAAGGAATACATCGACCAGTTCCCCAAGGAACGCACAGCGCTGATCATGCG ttTCGTTGCCTTCGTTGCTGGCGCGTTTGCTGCCGTTCTCGCTGTCGTGTccatcctcgacaccgaCTTGGCACTGAACTTTGAGATCACGCCGCACCGCTCGATTGTCTTCTACCTCGGTATCTTCGGGATCATCATGGCGGTCGCGCGGGGCATGATCCCAGAGGACACGCTGGTCTTTGACCCTGAGTACCTTATGCGCGAGGTGGTGCGGTATACGCACTACCTTCCGCACGAGTGGGAGGGCAAGCTGCACTCACCAGCGGTCCTGGTGGACTTTGGCCAGCTCTTTGCGCTCAAAGTCATGATATTCGTACAGGAGATAGTCTCGGTGCTCCTCACACCCTTCATCCTCTGGTTCAGCTTGGCGCCATCGAGCGGCGCGATCATCGACTTTTTCCGAGAGTTCACTGtgcacgtcgaggacctgggCTTTGTCTGCTCGTTTGCGGTCTTCGACTTCCATCGGCCTGGCAACATTGGGCCTgaggcggctgcggctgcagCGGCGATTGAGGAGGCTCCAGCTGCGGGGCTCGGGCGGCGTTTGAGTACACGCCCCGCAACCTCTGCCCCGCCCCCATCTTCCCGCAACGTAAACGATTACAAGATGGAGAAGAGCTTCTTACACTTCAAGGCGACGAACCCAGACTGGCAGCCCAGTGACCCAGCTTCGTCTGTCTTCCTGGACCGTCTCATGGCAGCTGACCCACATGGCGGCCAGCCGGCAACCCGTGCTGGTGGTTCGATGTACCACGGCGGCAGGGGACTGGGTCTGGGCGTACACCCGAGCAAGATCCTCCGCTCACCTCCCTCCAGATCTCCCGAGACAAGGTGGCACACTCTCCCTGGTGTTGTGCAACCTCCTGTGCCACtggcgacgatggcggAGAGCAACGAagatgacggcgaggccgaagcCATGGGTTGGAACCGGCGTGTGGATGTCGACGACAGCGTGCCAGAGGGCGACCGAGGACTGCTGCGCGGCGCCGGCATCCTTTTGCAGCAGGTGATGAACCGTTAG